Within the Opitutaceae bacterium TAV5 genome, the region AGCGGGTTTTTGATGGTGCCGCCGGAAAGCGGGGCAAGGCCGACGCCTTCGAGGCGACGGTCGGCGATATAGTCGATGTAGTTGAGAAACTCGTCCACGGCCAGGCCGACGGCATTGACCGGGAGGCAGTCGCGGATGAATTCCTTCTCGAGCGCGACGGCTTCGCGCATGGTTTCGCGGAGTTCCTCCTTGAAACCGGACGTCCAGATTTCGGGGTTCTCCTCGACGAGATCCATGAGGAGATTGCGGAAAACCTCGATGTGGTTGCTCTCGTCGCGCAGGGTGTAGCGGAACATCTGGCCGATGCCGGGGAACTTGTTCTGGCGGTAGAGCGAGAGGATCATGCCGAAGAGCCCGTAAAACTGTGTGCCCTCCATGCACTGGCCGAAGAGGAACATGTTGCGAGCGAGGAGCTGCTTGTTCTCGGGCTGCGTGAGGTCGATGTCGCGGCGGAGCTCGCGGGAGTTTTTGGTGACGAACTCGTTTTTGCGGACGATGGTCGGGATGTCCTCGAACATGGCCTCGCACTCGTGCGGGTTGATGCCGAGGGAGGAGATCATGTAGAGGAGCGAGTCGGCATGGATGTTTTCCTCGTGGGCATGGCGGCCGAGGACGAGCTTGAGCTCGGGAGCGGTGACGAGTTCGCGGGTGACGTGCTGGATGTTGTCGCCGACGATGCCCTCGGCGGCGGAAAAGTAGCCGATGCCCATGCGGATGATCCAGCGCTCCTGGTCGGAGACGGCGCGCTCGTCGCGCCACTGCTCGATGTCCTTGCCCATGGGGATGTCCTCGGGCTCCCAGTGGTTGGCCTTCATGGTGCGGTAGAGATCGTAGGCCCACTGGTATTTGAGCGGGAGGAGGTTGAAGGTCATGGTCTCGCGACCGTTGATGACGCGCTTGGCGGCGAAGGCCGCTTCGGCTTTGGCCT harbors:
- a CDS encoding response regulator SirA, yielding MQKSFTVGTKTFVLDQAKAEAAFAAKRVINGRETMTFNLLPLKYQWAYDLYRTMKANHWEPEDIPMGKDIEQWRDERAVSDQERWIIRMGIGYFSAAEGIVGDNIQHVTRELVTAPELKLVLGRHAHEENIHADSLLYMISSLGINPHECEAMFEDIPTIVRKNEFVTKNSRELRRDIDLTQPENKQLLARNMFLFGQCMEGTQFYGLFGMILSLYRQNKFPGIGQMFRYTLRDESNHIEVFRNLLMDLVEENPEIWTSGFKEELRETMREAVALEKEFIRDCLPVNAVGLAVDEFLNYIDYIADRRLEGVGLAPLSGGTIKNPLPWLAEMMDIKKEQNFFEGRVTEYQKASSLATTHDDDL